The sequence GAAAAGAGGATACGTTTGAATGCCCATCTGTCCAACTGGAACGTAATAGGATGCTCTTGGGCGATTGGTTTCATATGCGTCAAATTGCAATGCCTATCCATGGTGCAGTCGTCTTTGCGAAACCGCAGCAACAATTTGAGAATACACGTGAGCATTTACGGATTCTCTTTCCGTTAGAAGTTCCGGTTTATTTAAGAAATCTTGGAGGTTCTTCAGAGAATGTGGACTCCACTATCTTAAAGGAGGTCGTTGCTGAACTTGAAGCTGCGGATCGTGAGTATAATCCATTTCCCATGTGCTCCACTTATCACATAGATCCGAAAGATATCGCGACAGGCGTGATGTGCGATGCTTGCGGTTTGTTTGGGATGACTCGAATTTCGCGAGGGTGGGTGTGCGAAACGTGTAGCCATTTTGATCGTCATGCACATCGCAAAGCAATTGCGGATTGGTTCATGTTATTTGGTGGAAAGCTAACGAATCGTGCGTGTAGGGAGTTTCTTCATATAAATGACATTAATGTCGCTAAGCGTTTGTTGAATGGCATGAATATTTCATGCCAAGGAACCAATAAAGGCCGAGCATACTGGATGGATATACAAGATATTGTGAAGCACTCGATGAAATGATGGGTCTAAGGGCTTGATTCGCCAATAAGTTGTTGATAAGCGCCAATAAACCGGTTCGGACCGCCAATAAATTGACTCTAGGCGCCAATAAATGACCGGTGAGCGCCAATAACTAAGATCCAAGCGCCAATAAATCAAATCACATGCCTTTCCTCCCGTTCTGCATTCAAAATAAAACCGTCTTTTTTAAAAAATCACTCCTTGATTAACAATACGATTTTCTAAAATCAAATTACCCTGAAAATACTAAATTATAGATAAAATAACTGTCATTCCGTAGAGTCTTCGCTATAATTAAAAAGTGAAGGGGGAATGGGAACATGATTAAACAATCGATTATAGAAAACGTACTAGAAGCCGCACTCTCGACAGGTGGCGATTTTTCCGAAGTATTTATCGAAGACAAATTTACGAATACAATGGAGCTACAAAGTGGGAAAGTCGAAAAAAGTATTTCTGGTCGTGACTTTGGGATTGGCATCCGGATTTTCTCGGGACTTCAGAGCATATATACTTATACGACCGATTTCTCGGAAGAAGGATTGGTGAATGCGGCAAAACGTGCAGCACTTGCCATCAAAGGCGGGGGGAATGGGACGATTCATCCACTGCTAAAAGAGGAGTTTTCTCCGATTCACAAAATTGCACAAATGCCACAAACAGTAGAGCATGCACGAAAAGTAGCCGTTATGAGAAAAGCGAATGAGATTGCAAGAAATCATGATGAGCGGATTCGACAAGTCGCACTACGTTATATTGACGAAGAGCAAAATGTGCTCATTGCAAACTCTGAAGGGAAATTCGTTGAAGATACACGTGTTTATAGCCGAATGTCCATTCAGGCAACAGCTTCCCAGGGGAATGAAATGCAAACAGGTTTCTATGGGCCAGGTGCACATGCGGGCTTTGAATTTATTGAAAACCTGGATCTTACTCATTATGCAGGCGAAGCCGCACGCATTGCGGTGACGATGCTTGAAGCAGATGAATGTCCGAGTGGGAAGTTCCCGGTCATTATTGACAATGAATTCGGCGGTGTAATTTTCCATGAGGCTTGTGGGCATGGACTTGAAGCGACTGCTGTTGCGAAAAATAACTCTGTCTTCGCGAACCGAATTGGTGAGAAGGTGGCACCTGATATTGTGACGTATATCGACGACGGGACAATTCCTAACGAATGGGGATCCCTTAATATTGACGATGAAGGCGAAAAGACGCGGAAAAATGTCCTCATTGAAGATGGTATTTTAAAAGGCTATCTCATTGATAAATTTAATGCACGTCGTATGAATGCAGAAGCTACGGGCTCTTCACGTCGCCAGTCATATCGGTTCAATCCAACATCACGTATGACGAACACCTATATCGCACCAGGAAAATCAACACCAGAAGACATCATTGCGTCGACAGAAAATGGTATTTACGCGAAATATATGGGCGGAGGCTCAGTGAATCCGGCAACGGGTGATTATAACTTTGCCGTAGCGGAAGCGTATCTCGTGAAAGATGGTAAAATTGACCGCCCTGTTCGTGGTGCAACCTTAATTGGCAACGGTGCGAAAACACTGCAACTTGTTGACATGGTTGGCAATAACTTGGCACATGGGGCTGGAATGTGTGGGTCCATTAGTGGAAGCTTGCCAGTTAACGTCGGCCAGCCGATGATTCGTGTTAGTGAAATTACGGTCGGTGGGACGAAGGGGGAATAAAACGATGACAATCAACGAATTTCAAGAGAAACTATTAGCTAATGCAAATGACGCGGGTTTTAAAGAAGCGGAAGTCTATTATGAAAAATCAGCGTCTCTTCAACTGCATATCTTTGAAGGAGAAATTGATAGTTATGAGACATCTGAAGAAGGCGGTCTCGGTTTGCGCGGTCTCTATAACGGAAAAATGGGTTATGCCTATACAGAAAAAATCGAAGAAGCGTCTATACCGTTTTTGATTGATAGCGCTAAAGCGAATGCAGATGTGCTAGATGAGGATGACGGTACAGATATTTTTGAGGGAAGCACAAACTATGCAGGGCACAACCTTTATAGCGAAGAGCTTGCAAATGTCACGATCCCTGAAAAAATTGAGCTTATTAAGTCGATTGAAAAGAAAACTCTGGCGTATGACCCACGTATTATCACGCTAAATTATTGTGTGCTCCAGGATTACTCCGGAGAACGTGTCATGGCGAACACTAAAGGCCTGTCATTGAATGAAAAAAAGAATGGCTTAGTCATTTTCGTTTCTGCGGTCGCGAAGGACGGGGAAGAAATGAAAACGGGTAGCTGTATTAAAATGACCCAGGACTTCAGTTCTCTCAATGCCGATGAAATTGCGAAAGAGGCAGCAGAAGAAGCGCTATCCAAGCTAGGGGAACAATCGATTCCTGCCGGGAAATATCCGATTGTAATGCGCTATGATGCATCTGCATCGTTACTTGCCACGTTTACACCAATCTTTTCGGCTGAAAACACGCAAAAAGATCAATCGTTATTGAAAGGGAAAGTTGGCGAGAAGATTGCGGCCGAATCATTCACAGTGCTTGACGATCCCTTCCATCCCGATGCTATGGCAGGCACCAACTTTGACGGTGAAGGCGTCGCAACGGGAAAACGTACGATTATTTCAAATGGCACACTTGAAACACTACTGCATAACCGAAAAACTGCGAAAAAAGATGGCGTTGAAACGACAGGGCATGCACGGAAGTCGTCCTATAAAAGCACACTGACAGTAGCGCCACTAAATATGTATATCGCACCTGGTAAAAAGAGCGAGGAAGAATTGATTGGCTCATTGGAGGAAGGTATTCTCATTACGAGTTTGGCGGGCCTTCATTCAGGAGTCAGTACCATTTCAGGTGATTTCTCCGTTGCTGCAACAGGCTTCTATATTAAAGAAGGTAAAATTGCGTCGCCTGTCAAACAGATGACGATTGCGGGTAACTTCTTTAATTATATGAAAGATATTGAAGAGACAGGGTCGGATCTGACATTTGCACCAGGTGGCTACGGCTCACCATCACTTATTGTGAAAGAGCTTGCCGTTACGGTTGATTAAGAGAAAAAGGGCAATCCTGGCGCGATGTTGGGGTTGTCTTTTTTGTCACGACGAAGCAAGGGAAAAGTTCATCAAACTGAAGAAATTCATTCAAATTGTTGTGACGAACTTCTCGTACTTGCCATTGGATGAATTTCATAGTACGTTTCATATAATAGAGAAAAATCAACTGTACATCTATACGGATCATTTGGAAATGCATGTATTGGAACTTCCAAAGATGAAGAAGAAAATTAACGAAGACCCAAGTCAGTTGGAAAAGTGGTTATTGTTTCTCAAGGGAGATAAAAAAACGAAGCAGGAGCTAGCGATGCGAGAATCGACCTTTCAAAAAGTTTATGATGAACTCGATCGAATTAGCCAAGATAAAGAAATGCGTGCCCGTGCCTTATCACGTGATATGTTTTTGATAGACCAAGCAATGTATCGGCAGGATGCTAGGGAGGAAGGGGTAGCGGAAGGTAGAGCCGCAGGAAAAGAAGAAGGTAAAATAGAATTCGTGAAACTGTTACATTCGAAAGGCTCTTCACCTAGTGAAATTGCCACACTTCTCGATCTTCCAATTTTAACAATCGAAGAGTACTTGTCTTCGGAGGAAAACTAATGCGTGAATATTAAAAAGGGACTACC comes from Sporosarcina sp. FSL K6-3457 and encodes:
- a CDS encoding TldD/PmbA family protein; the protein is MIKQSIIENVLEAALSTGGDFSEVFIEDKFTNTMELQSGKVEKSISGRDFGIGIRIFSGLQSIYTYTTDFSEEGLVNAAKRAALAIKGGGNGTIHPLLKEEFSPIHKIAQMPQTVEHARKVAVMRKANEIARNHDERIRQVALRYIDEEQNVLIANSEGKFVEDTRVYSRMSIQATASQGNEMQTGFYGPGAHAGFEFIENLDLTHYAGEAARIAVTMLEADECPSGKFPVIIDNEFGGVIFHEACGHGLEATAVAKNNSVFANRIGEKVAPDIVTYIDDGTIPNEWGSLNIDDEGEKTRKNVLIEDGILKGYLIDKFNARRMNAEATGSSRRQSYRFNPTSRMTNTYIAPGKSTPEDIIASTENGIYAKYMGGGSVNPATGDYNFAVAEAYLVKDGKIDRPVRGATLIGNGAKTLQLVDMVGNNLAHGAGMCGSISGSLPVNVGQPMIRVSEITVGGTKGE
- a CDS encoding nuclease-related domain-containing protein; this encodes MIKKEGSVPYKLLGLRVLERRLLTSSREIDVIREHLRTAQAGVNGEKRLKGVFGKYTFPFEHYIFHGLNLRSTGKFQIDTLFLSHAGAVVLEMKNIGGRIRFSEELGQLIRTLDNGKEDTFECPSVQLERNRMLLGDWFHMRQIAMPIHGAVVFAKPQQQFENTREHLRILFPLEVPVYLRNLGGSSENVDSTILKEVVAELEAADREYNPFPMCSTYHIDPKDIATGVMCDACGLFGMTRISRGWVCETCSHFDRHAHRKAIADWFMLFGGKLTNRACREFLHINDINVAKRLLNGMNISCQGTNKGRAYWMDIQDIVKHSMK
- a CDS encoding Rpn family recombination-promoting nuclease/putative transposase is translated as MIKRKRAILARCWGCLFCHDEAREKFIKLKKFIQIVVTNFSYLPLDEFHSTFHIIEKNQLYIYTDHLEMHVLELPKMKKKINEDPSQLEKWLLFLKGDKKTKQELAMRESTFQKVYDELDRISQDKEMRARALSRDMFLIDQAMYRQDAREEGVAEGRAAGKEEGKIEFVKLLHSKGSSPSEIATLLDLPILTIEEYLSSEEN
- a CDS encoding TldD/PmbA family protein, whose amino-acid sequence is MTINEFQEKLLANANDAGFKEAEVYYEKSASLQLHIFEGEIDSYETSEEGGLGLRGLYNGKMGYAYTEKIEEASIPFLIDSAKANADVLDEDDGTDIFEGSTNYAGHNLYSEELANVTIPEKIELIKSIEKKTLAYDPRIITLNYCVLQDYSGERVMANTKGLSLNEKKNGLVIFVSAVAKDGEEMKTGSCIKMTQDFSSLNADEIAKEAAEEALSKLGEQSIPAGKYPIVMRYDASASLLATFTPIFSAENTQKDQSLLKGKVGEKIAAESFTVLDDPFHPDAMAGTNFDGEGVATGKRTIISNGTLETLLHNRKTAKKDGVETTGHARKSSYKSTLTVAPLNMYIAPGKKSEEELIGSLEEGILITSLAGLHSGVSTISGDFSVAATGFYIKEGKIASPVKQMTIAGNFFNYMKDIEETGSDLTFAPGGYGSPSLIVKELAVTVD